The sequence tgttataataatcattgtatgaaagtttcataatatttggttgaggcaaactaaagtaagataacagaaatggaaaattcagcaaatttttccatttgttatTTGCATAACTCTGGAACTCTTAAAAGTAACCAAATTCAATCTTGATCTGCGCTTTGTGGTAATTAACATTATGTATAAGTTTCAGTACATTTTGAGTAGTTGAGGGTAATTGTAGaaagagaacagaaacgaaaaatttctattttttcatttgtaaaggggcataattCTAGAACAGTTTAAATGATGCtaccaaaatttaaacttgatctgtattttgtggtaataagcattgtgtataagtttcatatcatatggttgaggcaaactaaagttagagattGGAAACCAACTTTGGGACTAACAGACGTACAAGGGTAAAACTCTATGCCACCTCCACTACAGTTGGAGCATGaaaagaccaaaactaaaaaaacttaactttgacctcTGAACAATTAAAAtaggtcaaggttagatgacTTCTGCCAGTAGGACATGTTCACCTCACAATCATTCCATACTCCAAATATAATCGAGTAAATTAACCTATTGCTTACAGTATCTGATATATGGACTTGGCCACATAAACTTATCTTTGTTTACTGATCcttgaaatgaggtcgaggatAAATGAAacctgtctgacgggcatgagaaCCTTGCAATGTATGCAGATACTTAATATATTTATCCTTTTTGTCATATTActaataagaaagaaataaacattacataaaagcctttacttttttttccaagtattcactgaaccatgaaatgaggtcaggGACAATGGACTGTACATATGACAGACAGAAACCTagtaacataaggcatctataaacaaagtatgaagcatccaggtattccaccttctaaaatataaagctgttAAGAAGATTAATGCCTCCCAATCAATATCCCTATGtggagctttctgcgacaaaattCCCAGGCTAAacaaaaaactgtttttttttctcttaaaattaccaattcagggataGCAAGCCAACAATAGGATGTCTAAtatgtctgaaaatttcagggcagagagatcttgacctgatgaacaatttcacctatgtcagatttgctctaaatggttTGGTTTCATTGGACACATTTAACTAGATACTGGGCCAATGACAattttggccaagtttggttaaccttgggccagtagtttcagagaagaagatttttatcAGACAAGGAAGATGGATAATGCCGGATGCCTGTAGGCCAGGTgagcaaaaaaaattaattaccTGCATATgctaatatttttataaataattatcaaaaggtacatgtataataaccAATACAAGATGACATTTAGATGTAaattgctgtatatcatattattaataaattcaCCTCCAATTTGTCTGGTCAAAAATGGTATATCAATACccaatgaaataaatatgtaacaaccCATTTTATAATGTGTAAACAACCTTTCTTCTGAATAAAACAATGTAATCAATTAAcaagaacaaattcaataaactttaaataaattcaaaatctcTCATTTCTCAAAAGCATAAACTATAAATGCATAATAAACAAGATTATAcagtatataataataataataaaaaaaaagaagaaggaTGAGGTATCCATCCAACacaaaatcagaaaaatcacagggaaaaaaacccacaaaaagcaaaggaacagtactatcatcatgatcattgatGTTCAACATCTCCATCACATCACCTTATCTCAGTGCAATTAATTGTTCAAGACAGCCCTTAGCACCTGTTTGAGTTGACTTCATAGTATGAAAggaatatatgaatatttatacaagtactgaaaattcagaaattattgtgtgccatttattattacaattggtagactaaaatgcaattctaacatgtctaatttctgcaatattgagaaaaatctataagaaaattcaaaaagtaagTTTAAGTTATTGTGATTATTACCCTGGAACATTTTCcccaataataaatacatttcaataatttctgaatttacagtatttgtaATGATTGGATGTAGTTCAATTAGCTgttcaattttgtgaaaattctataaaaaaagttacataATTTTTCTGATAGTTTAAAAACCATCCAGATTAATTAATCACTTAGGAGTCAAAATTGCTTTGCATACTTGGAACTTGTCTCAGATTTTTTCCCCCTTAAATACCTTAATATAacgttatattaaggtatatatagGGATAAAcattttgagacaagtgcctgtgtttcCATACAAGGATCTAACAATGCTCTTATTTGATGCACTAAGTACTGTGTCAATCATTAAAAAACTCTTTAGATTTGTTAAGGAATATAATCACTATAAAGGTCAAACCAGAAGCACAAATAGTCCTTTTACctacatattgatttttttttattaaattcaatGGTCAAACTACAATGTATATCTTAATCAGATATAATTCATTAATTGATATTTGAGAAAGAAAAACATTCttatgtttattgttatattttactaACTTCACTTGTGGCATCATTCATTGTAAGtgatttacaataaaattgtattcctatgtaatgtaataaaaacctataaatattcatttttttaaggtttacatttaaaaaaagtttcaagCACTACTATAATTCTCATTACTATTTTCAATATGCTGTATAAATCTTAACTGTGGGAACACTCATTTAaactttggaaaaaaatgtaatagaCATGTACACTTATTATGCAAAAAAGGCAAACAccagaaaaatatcaaagtatACCTTATGAGATTATAGTTTCACAAAATACATGATAATAATGAATTCCAGTAAACTAATAAACAAAAGCAAGGCAAATTAAATCAAGAATGTGTCATATGAATTGTAAATTCATGGACatgtataattgtataaatgaaCATGCAGCAAAACATGAGTCAATAATGATGAGTggacaattttataaatacacttCAGAAGTTTTGAAATCGTTTAACCTGTTGTCTTTGGCTGATTTCACGGTCATGTCTGGATTTGCATTTGTCTCTGTGTTCATTCCTGTAATTTCTTCATCATCAGAATCTTCTGATATTGACAAGTTTCTCAATTTGCCATTTGGAATGTTATGTTTAGCTATTGATGGTACCTGCTTATTCATTGCTTTTATTGAAATGTCATTTGGAATAAATTCATTATCAGCACCATCCTCTTTGACTAGCTGTCTAGCATTTTCAATTACACCAAGAAAACTCCTCAAACCTGGCAAAAACTGAAAGATTTGTTTGACTGCTGATAAAcgtccttttaaaagttttacttcattttctttctcttttaatttttcttcaaGTTTATGTTTTTCTACTTCTGTGTTTTTCATCTTATTTGTCAGTTCACTGATTTTTTCATCCTTTTCTTTACGAAGCTTTTGTATTTGGGAACAGTATCTCTCTTCATTATTTTGCATAATTTCCCTGCATTCTTGGAGACTGTTTTCTAAATAGGTAGAATGAAGATGCATAGCATGCAAATGTTTGTTAGCCTCTTGGATAGTTAGTTTACTGACCATTTTACAGGTTTAGTGTCGACTGATCAAACGAAAAGTAGAGCTAATCCCATATTgagttgtgttttgtgttttgttgtaCAGTTGGCAGATAGTAAAGTGAAACTAGACCTAGTAAAGGGTTGatttaatgaaaatgtttacTTTCAAAGCCTCGATAAAAATTGCCTTGACtatgaaaatatctttttaatctTCCTATCAacaaaattcagatattttaTGTGTTCAAGATATGTTTATTCATAGGGATGATAGATTTCTACAATTGGATTGCTTTGTTTAAAATGCTGTTATGTGAACGAGGTTTCATTTCATTGACGCTGATGAACACTCTACAAAAGGTGAAAACGAAACTAGAAACGGAAACAGGTGCTCTAAATTTAAACCAATGAAATGTCGTATTGCACAACTAGTAAAAAATGGTGATCCAATCATTTTGTTCTTTACATTTGTGTTTAGGTTATGCCTTTGGCGCCATTAGGGAAAAAGAAACTAAAGCCGTCAGTCGAGTTGAGATTGTTCAGCAATAAATAGAACAATGGCTAAAGTTAACATTTGCAATGTTAGGGTACTTGACAATCCATCACCATTTTTCAACCCTTTTCAGTTTGAAATTACATTTGAGTGTCTTGAGGATCTCCCAGAGGGTAAGAATAAGAAATTGATACCTAACTATTTAACtaaggcactggctacggttacatggaaatgtaacaataataaaaatattattgttacattggagactaattgccGGAATACAAAGTTGGGCGAGAAACtgattaattacgaatgtaacaataattactgaggctacggttacattacgttattgttacatgaaaacaTCCACCCACCAGTGTACGCTAGATtcattaaacttaaattttCTATAGTTGTATTGCTTAATTCTTTCATATGTACTTAACAATACTTGTAAtactgataaataataaatattgttattcaACAAATGGTGTATAACTTGAATAGTTTTACGTATTAACGGTTTTGATATAGTTCAATGGTTTcctttttttaagtatttaactGCACACCTACTCTTATTACTGACATTAATATACTTTGAACCAATTTTGTTTAAGgtgaaaaaaatttaatctgAGTTACGTTGAAACGAAACTGAAACAATATCGGCAAGACATGAATTTCATACTGCATACAACTTGACGCAAATTGATACATCAAAAGCAAAGTTTGCTAATCGTAACTTAAATCATGACTTAGAACTTTTGTATGTACGCGTATTCGTGGAGGACGGAATTTCGTTCATCAAAAATGTGTCGGACTTTACAAACCACTTACTGGATGTGTAGAAAttgtcattgtaaatataaaaaaaatacagtaaataaattgtatttaataaatgtatgtattgtaaatataaaataaatgtcttcaACTTTTACTATTTAGTACATATTAGTCCCATCGtacattgctgtttttcatgtaacaattacacaatgtaaccgtagcctgAATAATTATTGTAACATTCGTAATTAAACAGGTCCTTACCCAACCATGCATTCCGGCAtttagtctccaatgtaacaataatatttttgttattgttacatttccatgtaaccgtagccagtgcctttaaataaatttaaaggtATAATAATTAGAATTTCATCTaagtttattaatttatattgaaTGCATTTCACCTAAGTTTATGCACACTGAATGAGGCGAAGGAAACGCATTCAAAACAGTTAAAGCAAAACCCAGGTTGCCTTTGTCACTGTCAGACTGTTTGAAACTTCATGTTCCATGAATCGCtatgaaaatatatacagtGGTATCCACTGTGACCGCCAATACTGCGCATAACCTATTTTCATCACAACCTTGAAATATATCCGCGATTTGATCATGCACTGTGTAACATACAGAGACAGATACCAGCAATGTATAAACAATTTAGTAAAACTGGTCttgtaagttttaaaaaaaatcatggtaCAATTTggcaaattttgaaacaaagagTATTAAACTGCGGGGCATTACGCCTAAGCATGTGAGAAAGCATATGAGATACAGATAGATAGAAAAGGTCTCCATATTCGGTTATTTTCTATGGAAAAAAGgttgttttaacatgtttaataacaattttagaaatatatatacaaaattttatatttcatatgacaTATCACAAATTTTTCTGAAAGTATGGTGTCAGAGGAAATGTGTCTCAATGAAATCCATCTCTTCCTTCAGGGAAAAAAATTAACGGTCGCCGAGTTGCCAATGGCAACCAGAAATTGACCTTGGCGATCTTTTTACTCAGTTTTGGTTAGCCCAGGTGGCAAATTGAAAAGAAGTACTTGAATGACTGAAATCCACCATTACCATGACTCCAAGTACTGGCTACTTCATGgacaaaaattttaattcaaaaagaaaaatccttttaaaatgtattgcaTCAAAGTTGAGGTCGGGATAAACAAGGATGTCAAATCAGTTTTTACCTTTGATTAAATATAGTTCATGTTAATTCAGGTCACTGATTGGTTGTTTTAAAGTCGGAATGTATTGTATGTATGCAAGGATAACAAGAGAGGTGTTCCGATGGTCATTAACAATATGAAGCAATCACTGTTTTGGCTTCAAGAAAGCGAAGAAAGTCGGGAAAGATGACAATAGCATGTCATGAAGTAATATCagtcaaataaaagaaagtatAATATATAATGTTGTTAAGAATCTGAAAAACAGTACCTTTTGTAGTTACATTTTCAAAGCCCACATGGTGTACAGAGAATGAaagtcaaaaacgaaagtagaATATTGTCGACAACAATAAGTAACATTTACAGTTAAAATGATTAAAGTTCCTTACTAATTGAacagttaacaaaaacaaaaaatcagagAAGATATCAAGTTCATGACAACGCTTGAAATATGTGAAAGTCTTCAGAAAAAAGGGGGCcaagcattaggaaattagctgtgaATAAACATTGAGGGTAAGTCCGACATGGTGAAATGCataaaagctttattttttttagaaagtttGTTGCACTTGAAGTGGTAAACCAAATCATGGCTTTTGCTCTTGACCAGGTATTTCAAAGACAGATTCACgaccagaaaaaaaacccatgttTATTAAACTATAAACTCTGAGGCAAATAAGTAATTTGGAGtaacttttatttatgtattcctttactttatttttcagaCTTGGAATGGAAAATAATTTATGTTGGCTCAGCAGAGAGTGTAGATCATGATCAAACACTAGATTCAGTATTGGTAGGACCTGTACCTGGTGGAAAACATATGTTTGTTTTCCAGGTAAGGATATAATTAAATGTTACCTTACAATACCAAGACATTGAAAATCATATATATGTCAtgcaattttataatatttttcatttgtctaTGCATTCAGGTGTAAATGAAGTAATTGTAGATCAGcaaaattgaatattatttgGGTTACtgcaaaaagatttttttattcacatgtCACATTATAGAAGTCTTTAAGAAGAATCAGATACAAATCCTGTCAGCTTATGATAAAATTGGTGACCATTAtcttaaaataataaagtacTGCACATTTTAATTGACAAGCAGTCAATTCCATGACTCATGCAatcttatctaaaaaaaattaagaccaACTCAAAAGCCTAAAAACTAACACAGGATTTACTTTCATTATTTGTAGTAGACATTGATTACCCTGTTTCTAATTGAATTTGggcagtgttctccccaggatttTTGGATAGCACCAGGGTAACGCGTGACGAAATGaattttacagtattttgtGTCGCGTTGCGtcgcttatttttttcttgttactTTTTGTCATTACCTGTTtgcctttgttttgtttactgtggTACTGTGTTGTAGGACTTTGGGTCAGAAAATTATTGGTAGaaaaagtaaatcaataaacagtttgtatactttaatatctttgaagaataaataaaagaaagcaCAATTAGTCTTTAAGCAAAAGTCACTTCTTATATTTTGATCAAGCCATTTTGTCCCGATACGTGTAGTtatgtaaagcaaaattatatccgggtgaaatttgatccggaggaaaaaatgtcacagtaattgttgttatttttttatccggaGGAAAATATTTCCCTGGGATATTTCTTCCTTTGCCGTGAAATTCTATCTGGGTGGTTAACTTATTGAATAGTCATTAGAAAAAACGTATCCTTTacaaatactatgaaataataaaagtgtatttgaattaaacctaatttgaaaaaaaagagtgTTTTCATGGGaattatttcacaaataatcattgaaaacatttcctgaaaaaaatcaagtaaatttcattcttttaaaaagaaaattatcattacACATAAGAAAGAAAACCAGAAATAATTTCGGAAGATCGTAATTGTGAAATAAtatcatgtttaaataaaataagtgaaatacatgtaaaagtgagttgtttttagatctcagtacaaatattaattaaaggtagaaatataattgcattactactgttaacagtaatggaagaatttgattatgctaatatttttaactatataaatagtcTGGGATAAAGATGTGGTTGTTGATTATCATGTAATATGGAATTCAGATAAATTATAGCATAACAATATATTGGCACAAAAGCAATTTtaacagctggatagtatttaCCTGTGAAATAATATCTGTCTTATTAAAAAACTTATATGTTGTTAGTCatcttgttatataaatgaatatataaaaaataagattcaaaGAAAAATTTCACTATAAAATAGattcagaaatatattatattgaatatctttaaaaatataaattgctcataattacctccctttgataaattatgcaaatttgttctacctttgtgaaacattttataattaaaatcaggtatatattgattgtgaGTAACTTACATACTAGTTATTGGGAGTATATTTCACAAGGTTCTGTGAAATAAGATACGGCAAATATATACCGGTACATACTATCCGCATAAcacagatagattttcactcCTCCGGAAAAAATCTACCTGTGAAATACCAtgcctggaaaaaaattacCGTGATAAATTATcctcaggataaaatatcacagaggaagaaataaaccgttacaGTTACACTACACATTCCCCATGTTAGATTTCACCATAACAATGAACTTTGAACAAGATTTTGATATAGAACcttcagtaaattaaaaacttttttccATAGTTTTAGACGTGATTCTTTTAgacaacaaatttatttacatgGTTAATACTTTGTTACAGACGTAAAGAGAATTTTATAAGAGTTATCTATTGACATGGTTCATTCCTAGCTATAGTCCTGCATGGGAATTTATTAGTGTTCTAGCAGTAGGCTTTTTATACCTGTAACAGTCAAACATCTTCTTCTTCTCAAAAACATACCCATTTATCATAATATGTCTGTGCATCAATAATGGTATGattctcaaaaataatttgcaaaacatttttgttggtaTGTTCTAAGAATGTTTTTATCCTTtatgtaacattttaatataattgtgcattcaatttgtactttatttttatttgcaatgaGAAATTATATGTAAGgatcatttatttgtaattagcAAAATCAGGGGAAGTAACTTCACAATTAATTCCTAAAAGGCAAATTATTTTGACTTGAGACTGGCGTAATAGGGTTCATTAACTAATGTCTGCTTGTCCCTCACAAGtctgttattaaaattatgatctcttaattaattaaaactCAAAAGAATCATGTACATCGATTAAATCCAATCATCAAGGTTAACCTCAACAGGTAAATCGATCACGTGGTGTAAACAATCTACTTGTCAATACTGGATTAAACTGGTTAGAACTGGTCAATTTTGATGTAAAGTTGAAGTCATCTGAAACTTTACCGATTTCAATAcgatttttttactgaaaacttTAGCACCACGGAGAAAATTTAAACATCGCGGCAAGAACGATACCACCGCGGTAGAAAATTATACATCGCGGGCCCGTGGTCCTTTAAgggcctggggagaacactgttATTTGGGATAATTGACTTAAAATGTTACTTGCTTATGTTATGGTTTATgttctcatatattctatggACTGCTAGATTTTGCTAGGATGAAGACATTTATCTTTTACACATTGGTGGCCATCAGCTGTTTTGTGCTCTTTGGTCAGATTGTGTCTCCTTGACACATTTCCATATCGAATCTCAATTTGACCTATATGCATTGTATATTATGATGttactttgatattttgtaCATTGAAGGCAGGACCACCAGATATATCAAAGATACCATACAAAGATGCTGTAGGTGTAACTGTAGTACTGTTGACATGCTCCTATAGAAACAAAGAATTTATTAGAGTAGGATATTATGTAAACAATGAATATACAGATCCAGAAATTAGAGAAAATCCACCAGAAAATATCAtgtttgaaaaagtatgtgcaaGTATAAACAAAGCTATCCTTTATAACttcttatagaaaaaaatggatttcacCAATGCAACAAGTGTTTAAACTGGTACAATTATTTTCTACTTGAGactgttaaatttaaaaatttaaagtgtTAGGCGTGCCccactttcaaaaaaaattaaagtaactGTTGAGAGTGAAGAAATATTGTAATACCTGAGTTAAAGTGGTGCAATCTGTTCCTCTAAAGTTTTTATCCCTCTTTTTCTAAGATTGTAGAAAGTGCACCTTTTTTGTGATGTCACGTTAGgataattaaaaagaaaccatgaaaatttgACCAACCTTATACATTTGCCTAGTGCATATATTTCATTAGtgagagaattttttttttacactgaaCAAGAAGTGTGAACATAGCACAAAAATAAGAGGATAGACATCATGAATTTGCAATGAAAACCCATGTATTCTGTGTAGAACGATACATCTgtgattaataatttttatgGTCTGGTCATAATCTACTAGATCTATTTACAATTTTGGTTAAGTTGTCTCTCATGACTTAGCTAGATATGCTCAGAATAACTATAGGACAGCATGTTACAATCACTGTTAATTATgacatcaaatgttttaaattgtaatgTGAAAATTCAACAATATTGTGGAAGATGTCAATTTAATTAATGATATACAAATTTGCGTATATGTTTATATGCGTCTATTTTCATCAGACATTGCTTTAATTGGTCTTTCAGAATCTAgagcatcatgggtaatttcattgttcgtacaccaaattgaaaataacgttacgttAATGGTTGAAATTGCATTGTTTataacgttttaaaccaatctAAACCTTTGGtttacgcttttgaaaatattacccaggatgcattagattctgaaatggccaattagaatatatatttgaaaaatcaatttgCTCTGTCTACTCAGTGTTTTGACTGAAACTTTTGCATAGTTTACaagtattagtttgtgataagCATGATTAAGTCAGTTGAAAGAGAACTATTAGTTGTACTATAGgtcattctaatgcaacaacttttgtattaattttgaatggataacgtcacttatttacatggcatcaattgacaattgatgctatggaaCGTACgtgcaagcgcagacggcatatgacagatttataatacatgtttaaatgttgttttatgtcagggctattccagaaaaaaatgtatggggggGTGGGGTTGGAAGCCTGTTTTTGTCAGCACCCGCCACCCAGACAATTATAATTAAGAATTATAGTGTGAAAAATTCTCTGATACCCATcacccatgtattattatttcaatgtgccttccaacccccctatacattttttttctggaatagccctcagtttcattagaacagagataacaatattgtatccTACCGTAGTCTAAGATCGTTCATCTTGTCAGTTCGTTAGGTATTTGTGTTTGAACTTAACACACGGGGAAACTCCGCATTGATGTCACTACGGTACTTCTGGCGTAGAAAAACAGTGCAAAATACGTTTTTTCtgcacttttgaataaaaaaatatttctaaaggtaagttttcattgttgttctcaattattgccaaaaaaatgccaattttctaatgCCCGTTTCAATCCCAACTtccgaatatttaaaaacattctagAACTTCACAAAATCCCATTTCCGGCCTCCATTGCTTTGAGTACATTCCATTCAGCGTCATCAATCTTGTGGCAGGCAATATAGGTGAAGTAAAACGCATTTTTAGGAATTTAGAAATGACATGCTCCTTACCTCTTTCTCGATTTTCCCGCGAAAAAAGCTCAaccaaaatgaaaggaaaactatatgaaaaaacGATGCCCATGCCATAATTTTGAACAGGCATATAGAGTTGGTTAATAAGAAaccatttacatttatttttcatagaattttgtttttattcattataaaaagatcgatattctgaccatcatgactgtatgtaaatattcatacaaaattccCATGACGTCAAAAGGGATGgcaaaaaaagagttttcctGTTGAATAAAACCCAGAACTATTGCAAACTATTTTGAAGCAATATCCCAGAAAGAAATAACGTAATTGCTGTAGACTGAAAAATCCCCTAATTGACAGtagagcaatttgattggatataaCGAACtgacatcacgtgattttgacgccattgaaattttaatgtaaacaaacaaggtCAGAAGGTTCCGTATGGGACATCATTGTACATTTAGTTACTGACAAACAATGACGAGTTATCAAGCTTGCCAATGCatggttataaaaaattaaagctaagtctacagaaaaaaaataaaaaaaatagccttagtATAACGACTTATCATTACACCTGGATATTTTAATCGGcaacggcatcaattggggatttgatggtcgcaaatacatGTTTACtgttactgtctccgctaacgcagtgccagtaaacttaatttgtgaCCAACAAATCCCTAATTGATGCCGTCAGAGCttgaaatacaatacaattatatCCTAAATGTTATTTGGTTTGAAGTTGCATATTGTATTCATTGGCATTGACACACACCtcatttgtaatttttcttctttttcttggTAAGATTCAAATCTCAGTTACTGTAagcaaaaataatgataataatgtaAATTTGGAAAGATAATATTTAGACAAACGTTTCTAAAATCCAAAgtacaaattttacaaatgcTATCATATATTTCTTTACGATTTAAACttgtgtatttttgttgttttcagttAGAAAGAAGTATTTTAGCAACATCACCTAGGGTAACAAGATTTAAGATAGACTGGGATGACAATGCAGCAGAAAATGGAGAGAATGTACCTCCAGTACAGAATATGGACAGTGAATCAAATCAATTTCAGTCTCCGGCAGGATTAATGAAGGATGTTCTGTCAAGTAAACCATCCCCTTCAGCATTTAATACTGACAGTATAAGTAACACTATGGGTACTGATATACCAATGGAATGAACAATGTATTATATCAACTTGTACTACTTCAAATTGTCAAGTTTTGCAGGGAATGTggaattttgatttgaaaacaCGAAAGATGAGATGGACTTGCAAATGTGCAGCTATTTATTTAGAACGTCTTGTGAGACACTGGATTATAATGTTATTGTATAGTGCATGTAGTATGTATCAACGATATGAAATAATCTGT is a genomic window of Mytilus trossulus isolate FHL-02 chromosome 1, PNRI_Mtr1.1.1.hap1, whole genome shotgun sequence containing:
- the LOC134683957 gene encoding uncharacterized protein LOC134683957, producing the protein MVSKLTIQEANKHLHAMHLHSTYLENSLQECREIMQNNEERYCSQIQKLRKEKDEKISELTNKMKNTEVEKHKLEEKLKEKENEVKLLKGRLSAVKQIFQFLPGLRSFLGVIENARQLVKEDGADNEFIPNDISIKAMNKQVPSIAKHNIPNGKLRNLSISEDSDDEEITGMNTETNANPDMTVKSAKDNRLNDFKTSEVYL
- the LOC134683945 gene encoding histone chaperone asf1b-A-like, with amino-acid sequence MAKVNICNVRVLDNPSPFFNPFQFEITFECLEDLPEDLEWKIIYVGSAESVDHDQTLDSVLVGPVPGGKHMFVFQAGPPDISKIPYKDAVGVTVVLLTCSYRNKEFIRVGYYVNNEYTDPEIRENPPENIMFEKLERSILATSPRVTRFKIDWDDNAAENGENVPPVQNMDSESNQFQSPAGLMKDVLSSKPSPSAFNTDSISNTMGTDIPME